The following coding sequences lie in one Caretta caretta isolate rCarCar2 chromosome 28, rCarCar1.hap1, whole genome shotgun sequence genomic window:
- the LOC142070224 gene encoding maestro heat-like repeat-containing protein family member 2B has translation MLTYSNVAVHAPKEQLLSRVEADITRNIIHHYRTSCQVLGIALTNKDMHLKLTLIQNVTEISCAILETRDSQEYEFSYKLELLGYMLDFIKKEPLDSLASPVRYKAILAIRHLR, from the exons atgctgacatacagcaacgtggctgtccatgctccaaaagagcagcttctctcccgagtagaggcagacatcacaaggaacatcattcaccattacagaaccagttgtcag gtgctgggcatcgctcttacaaacaag gacatgcacctaaaattaaccctcatccagaatgtcacggagattagctgtgccattttggagaccagagactcccaggagtacgaattctcttacaaactggagctccttggctacatgctg gacttcattaaaaaggaaccactggattccctggcatctccagttcgctacaaggcaattcttgccattagacatctgaggtag